One genomic segment of Fusobacterium nucleatum includes these proteins:
- the mreC gene encoding rod shape-determining protein MreC: MKKESKMKILLPILAVVIVTVLIFNRLLFKLKDQVDKAFLPIQSKIYNVANRAIGIKDIIFSYENFITENEKLKKENMELKIQKERNQKILEENERLSKLLEMKENTIYKGNLKFARVSFSDINNLNNKIFIDLGSKDGMKIDMITVYGDYLVGKIVAVHDNYSEVELITNPNSIISAKTMGDVLGIARGSDEEDGLLYFQPSIVEDNLKEEDEIITSGISDIYPEGIKLGKIEQIDEKENYGYKRVTLKPGFESKDLREVIVISRENTVNRPIVKEEVEELEGEEQ, translated from the coding sequence ATGAAAAAAGAAAGCAAGATGAAAATTCTTTTACCGATATTAGCAGTAGTAATTGTTACAGTTTTAATTTTTAATAGACTTTTATTCAAATTAAAAGATCAAGTTGATAAGGCTTTTCTACCAATTCAAAGTAAGATATATAATGTAGCTAATAGAGCTATTGGAATTAAAGATATAATTTTTTCTTATGAAAACTTCATAACAGAAAATGAAAAATTAAAAAAAGAAAATATGGAATTAAAAATTCAAAAAGAAAGAAATCAAAAAATACTTGAAGAAAATGAAAGACTATCAAAACTTTTAGAAATGAAAGAAAATACAATTTATAAAGGAAATTTAAAATTTGCAAGAGTCAGTTTCAGTGATATAAATAACTTAAATAATAAAATTTTTATAGACCTTGGTTCAAAAGATGGAATGAAAATTGATATGATAACTGTATATGGTGACTATTTAGTTGGAAAAATAGTAGCAGTTCATGATAATTATTCTGAGGTTGAGCTTATAACAAATCCTAATAGTATTATAAGTGCTAAAACAATGGGGGATGTATTAGGAATTGCAAGAGGTAGTGATGAAGAAGATGGACTTTTGTATTTTCAACCTTCAATAGTTGAAGATAACTTAAAAGAAGAAGATGAAATAATTACATCAGGAATTAGTGATATTTATCCTGAAGGGATTAAATTAGGAAAAATAGAACAAATTGATGAAAAGGAAAATTATGGTTACAAGAGGGTTACTCTGAAACCTGGTTTTGAAAGTAAAGACTTAAGAGAAGTGATAGTAATTAGTAGAGAAAATACAGTAAACAGACCGATAGTAAAAGAAGAAGTAGAAGAATTGGAAGGTGAAGAACAATGA